Below is a window of Desmonostoc muscorum LEGE 12446 DNA.
TTTATGATCAGCCAAATTGTCGAATCGGTAATTACTTCTAGGAGAAAAGCAAGGACAAAAGGTTTAGCCGTGAGGGAACCCGGTTTGATATTCTTTACCCAACGGTTGATTTCATCTAATCTTCTCGCTAAATTAGGATCTATCGAGGAAGCTTGCTCGATGAGGGATTTTAATTTATCCTTAATCTCTTTTGCTTGCAAACGATGTCCTACTTTCACACACTAACGCTTTTTTAACACTTACTCAGTTACCAATAGTCAGTTTTGCACTTTGGGTATAAGAGTATCTTTGTCAAGTGTAGAGTTGTATCTATATCCTCTGGCATAAAAAGCGGGGAATAAACTTCTCAAGGTCATCCTTCTTAAGGAGGATCTAAAGTTTTGGATACATCAGCTACCACTTTTCAAACATCCTCTAAGTCCCCTTTGATAGGTCTTAGCTGACTGTTCGCTGTTCACTATTTCAACAAATTTATATCTAATTTTAACTGTAAAGTGTCTATGTGAATTCGATCACGATCAAATATTATCAGGGTTAATGCCCTGTGTACGCAAAAGTTCACGCAGTCTAGCAATTTCTTGTTCTGCTTGTTGGGCACGTTCTTCTGCTTGTTGGGCACGTAAGCTTTCTTGTTGGGCACGTAAGCTTTCTTGTTGGGCTAGTTCTTCAGATGATGGTATCATTTGATTTTCAGTAGTAAAGAATCTTAATTTACCTTCATAAACTCCCAAGTAAAGTTCTAACTGCTGACTCCATAAACGTCCATCAGTGGTGGTTTGAATTTCTTGATACTTTCCATCTACTAAGTGAAATCCCTGAAATTCCATTGTTATCGGATCGAACCAGAAATAATCGGGTGTACGGAAAGTATCTTGGTAAACTTGTATTTTGAAGCCTTTGTCAACTGCTGCTGTTGAATTCGACAAAATCTCCACAATCACATTTGGATATTTGCCGTCTTCTTGCCAAACTACCCAGCTTTTACGGTCTTTTTTCTCGGTTCCCAAAACTACAAAAAAGTCTGGGCCTCGGAAGTATTCTGATTTTTTCTGGTTAGGACTGTAATAAATTGTCAAATTGCCAGAAGCATAAAAATCTTGCCTTTCTCGCCACCAGAATTTCAGTAGGCGAATCAGCAAATCGATTTGGTCTCGGTGTAGGTCACTTTCCAAGGGTGGTTCGTCACTCAGTATATCGCCTGGAGGAAAAATAACTTGATCTTCTAAAGTATCATCAGAGATGACTTCTAAGGTAGCAGGTTCAGACATAAGCGATCGCCCCGCAATTATACATTCATTATTTCTGAAAATTTACTAACTTGCAGATGCTTTTAAGAACTCGTAATAACTCAATTGCATCGGGAGATTCATTGAGATTTAATAATGGCATTAATTGATAAGTTGGTTGTTGTTCGCGTCTTAAATAAACAAATTGATAACGCAGTCCGTTAGTTGCCAAACCCCAAACAGATGGTTGCTCTTGTAAACTTTTAAAAGTATAAGTAAGTAATTGAGGTAAACCCTCACCAACTTCGATCGCACTATTTTTCGTTTCAATCACTAAAATCCAAAAAGCTGATGCAGCATGACTTTGAGGATTGTTGATTGCTAAAATATCCATCCGCCCGGTGATTTTTTTGTCTTCATCTTCCACAGCAATGGCAATGCTATCTTCCATTGTCAACCGAATCGGCACATCGTAAAATCCTGCTAACCGCATTAATGGCGCAATAGTCAAAAATTTGACTAAGCCTTCAGAAATTTTACCCAGCCTGAGATAACGATGGAAGTCTTTTCCAATTCGCAATAAATCCTGTTGTTCAAACTCTGTCAACGGTTCTAAATTTAAAAAGTCAGTGAATGAACCAGTTGAAAGTTCTTCTAGTTCGAGAAAGCGATGAACATCGTTGAGAGATAGACTACTGGCTTCGAGAATAAGTGGCATAGTTTTAGGAAAAGGGAGTGGGGAGTGGGGAGTGGGGGAGATGAGGGAGGTGAGGGAGATGAGGGAGATGAGGGGGACGCGGGGAATGACAAATAACTCGGCAATTTCCACCCAGCTTAACGAAAATCTAAACACGGTACACCGTAACTGGGCTAAGAATAGTTTTTAGGTAACAATAGCGATCGCGCTCATAAACTATGTCTCAACCAACCATAGAATCAATCCTACAAGAGAATCGCCTTTTCCATCCTAGTTCGGAGTTCTCACAAAACGCCCATATCAAAAGCCTGGAAGACTATCAGCGACTTTACGACAAAGCCAAAGCCGATCCGCAGCAATTTTGGGCAGATTTGGCGACAACGGAATTAACATGGTTCCAAAAGTGGGATACTGTGCTAGATTGGCAACCGCCTTTTGCTAAGTGGTTTGTTGGCGGTAAGATTAATATTTCTTACAACTGCCTTGACAGACATCTCACTACTTGGCGCAAAAATAAAGCAGCACTGATTTGGGAAGGAGAACCAGGAGACTCGCGTACCCTCACCTATGCCCAACTACATCGGGAAGTTTGCCAGTTTGCCAATGTGTTAAAGGGACTGGGCGTACAAAAAGGCGATCGCGTTGGTATTTATATGCCAATGATTCCCGAAGCCGCCATCGCCATGTTAGCCTGTGCAAGAATTGGCGCACCCCACAGTGTGGTATTTGGTGGTTTTAGTGCCGAAGCTTTACGCGATCGCTTAATTGATGCTAAAGCCAAGTTAGTAATTACTGCTGATGGTGGTTGGCGCAAAGATGCGATCGTTCCCCTCAAGGAACAGGTAGATAAAGCCTTAGCTGATGGTGCTGTTCCCAGTGTCGAAAATGTCCTGGTTGTCAAGCGCACCGGACAAGAAACTTATATGCAGTTGGGGGGACGCGATCGTTGGTGGCATGATTTACAAAAAACTGCATCGGCTGATTGTCCCGCCGAACCGATGGACAGTGAAGATATGCTGTTTGTCCTCTACACTTCTGGGAGTACAGGCAAACCCAAGGGTGTGGTGCATACAACTGCTGGCTATAATTTGTATACCCACATGACCACCAAGTGGATCTTTGACCTGCAAGACACAGATGTATACTGGTGTACTGCCGATGTAGGTTGGATTACTGGACATAGCTACATCGTTTATGGCCCCCTTTCCAACGGTGCAACAACGGTGATGTATGAAGGTGCGCCCCGTGCCTCTAATCCTGGGTGTTTCTGGGATGTGATTGAAAAATACGGCGTCAATATTTTTTATACTGCACCTACGGCAATTCGGGCATTTATTAAGATGGGCGAACAGCATCCCAACGCGCGAAACTTGTCTTCATTGCGGTTGTTGGGAACCGTCGGCGAACCGATTAACCCAGAAGCTTGGATGTGGTATCAGAAAGTAATTGGTGGCGATCGCTGTCCAATTGTGGATACCTGGTGGCAAACGGAAACTGGCGGTATCATGATTACACCGCTACCAGGGGCAATTCCCACTAAACCAGGTTCGGCGACTCTTCCCTTCCCTGGAATTATCGCAGATGTGGTGGATTTAGAAGGAAACACCGTACCCAACAACGAAGGCGGTTATTTAGCAGTCCGCCATCCTTGGCCGGGAATGATGCGGACAGTCTACGGCGATCCGGAACGCTTCCGCCGCACCTATTGGGAACATATCCCCCCCAAAGATGGTAACTACACTTACTTTGCTGGTGATGGTGCCAGACGCGATGAAGATGGTTACTTCTGGGTAATGGGTCGCGTCGATGACGTATTGAATGTATCAGGACATCGACTCGGTACAATGGAAGTCGAATCAGCCTTAGTTTCCCATCCAGCAGTTGCAGAAGCAGCAGTAGTGGGTAAGCCAGATGAACTCAAAGGTGAAGAGGTAGTTGCTTTTGTAACATTAGAAGGCACCTATCAGGGAAGTGAAGAATTGAGTAAAGAACTCAAACAACACGTCGTCAAAGAAATCGGTGCCATCGCCCGTCCCGGAGAAATTCGTTTTACCGACGCTTTACCCAAAACGCGATCGGGTAAGATTATGCGGCGATTATTGCGAAATCTCGCTGCGGGACAAGAAGTATCTGGTGATACTTCAACCTTAGAAGATAGAAGCGTGTTGGATAAGTTACGGGAAGGCGCGTAGCAATTTTGGATTAATCGTGGTGCGTTACACGGTAACGCACCCGCAATTTATCATAGGTATTAGAACACTATTAAGGCATTCAGGGCGATGAAACTGAACAGCAAACTGAAATCAGCATTTGTTCAATCTTTTAGCTGCATGACACTGAGTATTATCACTGCGATTGGTCTATCACCATCGGTGTTAGCGGTTTCTGGAAAAGTTTCTTTAGATTCGCCTCAACAGTATCCTCAGAGACAATCACAGAAACTAGCGCAATTTTCCGACACAGGACCATCAGAGCGATCGCAGATTCTCCAACAAGCCAATGCTTTGTACAATCAAGGAGACATGAAAGGTGCAGAGGAAAATTTACGCAAATTAATTAAACAATTCCCCAAAGATACCTTTGGACATTTTCAACTGGGAAACGTGCTTTTTCGGCAACAGAAATCAGAAGAAGCAATTAGCGCTTTCCGAGAAGCCATTCGCCTCCAGCCAAAATATGCTTTAGCTTATAATGCGATCGGTATGGTTTACGCTAGCGAAAATCGCTGGCAAGAAGCTATTACTGAATATCAAAAAGCTTTGGAAATTAATCCTAATTATGCTGAAGCACTGACTAATTTTGCCCTAGCAATGTGGCAAACAAATAAAAAAGACGAGGCGCTAGCTTCTCTAGAAAAAGCTTTAAATATCTTCAAAGAACAGAATAGAAAAGAAAGGGTTAATCAAGTTGAGCGAATCATGCAAGAGATTAAAAAATCAGACGATCCTAGCATTTCTTAAAAAATCTATTTTTCAGTAGATAAAAGTTCACAAGATTTGCTTTTAGGATGCTTTACCAGGAATGCGATATGGTAAGATGATTATGCGGCAATTGTCGCATAATCTGATTTGTAGATAAAAATTGATGCTCACAAACCTAGAGAACAGTATATGCAAGTAAGACAAGAAATTTTTGATACCTATTGGCGATTTGCTGCTATGCGCCAAGAAGTATTTTTCAACAAAATTAACAATCTACCACCGCCTTGGACGAGCGATCCTATTATTAATACTTATAAATTTTGTAATGCTTATCGAGCGAGCGATCGCGTTTCACAATATCTGATTAAAAACGTAATTTACGATGACAACAGAAGCAAAAATCAAGAAGAAGTAATTTTAAGAATTTTACTATTTAAAATTTTTAATAAAATAGAAACCTGGGAATATTTAGAGAAACAACTAGGTGAGTACATTACACTGTCTAATTTCGATTTAAATTTATATTCAAATATCTTACAAGAGGCGATGAATCTTGGGCATGTTATTTATACTAGTGCCTATATGTCTTGTGCCAGCAAAGAATTTGGTTATGATAAAAAACATCAAAATCATTTGGCATTAATTGATAAAATGGTTGTTCAAGATAGAGTAGACAAACGCATAGTCAAAGCCAAACATTTTGAAGATGTTTTTCAGATAATCCAAGAATATCCATTGCTGGGTAAGTTTATGGCTTATCAATTAGCGACAGATATTAATTATAGTGAAATTATCAACTTTGATGAAAACAGTTTTACTATAGCAGGCCCAGGAGCCGAACGTGGTATCAACAAATGTTTTCTTGATACAGAAGGTAAAACATACACAGATGTTATTCATTGGATGACTGAAAATCAAGAGAAAGAATTTCAACGTTTGGGGTTAAATTTTCAATCACTTTGGGGTCGTCCGCTACAGGCTATAGACTGTCAAAATTTATTTTGTGAAACTGATAAATACTGCCGAGCAGCATTTCCAGACTTGAAAAGTAATCGCAAAAAGATAAAATCAAAATTTACTTCAACGCCTCAACCAATTGA
It encodes the following:
- a CDS encoding nucleotide kinase domain-containing protein, coding for MQVRQEIFDTYWRFAAMRQEVFFNKINNLPPPWTSDPIINTYKFCNAYRASDRVSQYLIKNVIYDDNRSKNQEEVILRILLFKIFNKIETWEYLEKQLGEYITLSNFDLNLYSNILQEAMNLGHVIYTSAYMSCASKEFGYDKKHQNHLALIDKMVVQDRVDKRIVKAKHFEDVFQIIQEYPLLGKFMAYQLATDINYSEIINFDENSFTIAGPGAERGINKCFLDTEGKTYTDVIHWMTENQEKEFQRLGLNFQSLWGRPLQAIDCQNLFCETDKYCRAAFPDLKSNRKKIKSKFTSTPQPIDYFYPPKWHINDKVQKTLVQRLVASEITSLQLLNNSNCQQLSLQLNPIV
- a CDS encoding Uma2 family endonuclease, with product MSEPATLEVISDDTLEDQVIFPPGDILSDEPPLESDLHRDQIDLLIRLLKFWWRERQDFYASGNLTIYYSPNQKKSEYFRGPDFFVVLGTEKKDRKSWVVWQEDGKYPNVIVEILSNSTAAVDKGFKIQVYQDTFRTPDYFWFDPITMEFQGFHLVDGKYQEIQTTTDGRLWSQQLELYLGVYEGKLRFFTTENQMIPSSEELAQQESLRAQQESLRAQQAEERAQQAEQEIARLRELLRTQGINPDNI
- a CDS encoding restriction endonuclease subunit R is translated as MPLILEASSLSLNDVHRFLELEELSTGSFTDFLNLEPLTEFEQQDLLRIGKDFHRYLRLGKISEGLVKFLTIAPLMRLAGFYDVPIRLTMEDSIAIAVEDEDKKITGRMDILAINNPQSHAASAFWILVIETKNSAIEVGEGLPQLLTYTFKSLQEQPSVWGLATNGLRYQFVYLRREQQPTYQLMPLLNLNESPDAIELLRVLKSICKLVNFQK
- a CDS encoding tetratricopeptide repeat protein, whose product is MKLNSKLKSAFVQSFSCMTLSIITAIGLSPSVLAVSGKVSLDSPQQYPQRQSQKLAQFSDTGPSERSQILQQANALYNQGDMKGAEENLRKLIKQFPKDTFGHFQLGNVLFRQQKSEEAISAFREAIRLQPKYALAYNAIGMVYASENRWQEAITEYQKALEINPNYAEALTNFALAMWQTNKKDEALASLEKALNIFKEQNRKERVNQVERIMQEIKKSDDPSIS
- the acs gene encoding acetate--CoA ligase; translated protein: MSQPTIESILQENRLFHPSSEFSQNAHIKSLEDYQRLYDKAKADPQQFWADLATTELTWFQKWDTVLDWQPPFAKWFVGGKINISYNCLDRHLTTWRKNKAALIWEGEPGDSRTLTYAQLHREVCQFANVLKGLGVQKGDRVGIYMPMIPEAAIAMLACARIGAPHSVVFGGFSAEALRDRLIDAKAKLVITADGGWRKDAIVPLKEQVDKALADGAVPSVENVLVVKRTGQETYMQLGGRDRWWHDLQKTASADCPAEPMDSEDMLFVLYTSGSTGKPKGVVHTTAGYNLYTHMTTKWIFDLQDTDVYWCTADVGWITGHSYIVYGPLSNGATTVMYEGAPRASNPGCFWDVIEKYGVNIFYTAPTAIRAFIKMGEQHPNARNLSSLRLLGTVGEPINPEAWMWYQKVIGGDRCPIVDTWWQTETGGIMITPLPGAIPTKPGSATLPFPGIIADVVDLEGNTVPNNEGGYLAVRHPWPGMMRTVYGDPERFRRTYWEHIPPKDGNYTYFAGDGARRDEDGYFWVMGRVDDVLNVSGHRLGTMEVESALVSHPAVAEAAVVGKPDELKGEEVVAFVTLEGTYQGSEELSKELKQHVVKEIGAIARPGEIRFTDALPKTRSGKIMRRLLRNLAAGQEVSGDTSTLEDRSVLDKLREGA